Genomic window (Zingiber officinale cultivar Zhangliang chromosome 2B, Zo_v1.1, whole genome shotgun sequence):
ACGagattttgaaatataaaaattatttacaataaaatttacaTCTATATCCTAACTAACTCTTGTTCAATAAATTGGACCTATATAATTAAACTCATTATATTAAGTAAAATTTTTGTTTGATATTGGTCCTAAAACATAGGATGGAAAAAATATGATGGGCCCACTAGCATACACGTAAATGTATCCGATTGCGTCCACTCACACCTTGACAGATCACATCAAGATCGTGTCAAATTCGACagacataattaattaattagaaaactCATTATTCTATATGGTTGGATACTAATCCACAAAAAttaatacatccaaattatataTGTTTTATTATATTATTCATGTAATAAAATTATTATGTGATTTGACCATTTAGATCgtcaataaattattttaaagtatgaTTTAAAAGGacagttaaaaaaataataatgaaaatatcatatattttattgatttatttgttttttcaTAATTCATTATGAAACGTGATTTGTTTCCATTTGATGTTCAATGTGCAAACTACGTATGGAAATGAATCAGGCTCATTTCAATGTCTCGATGCACCAGGAAAAAATCAATAGGAAAAAGATACTTCCTTAACTTTGGGGTGGGCTATAGCTCAGTACTATCCTAATATAAATCCGTCTCTGAGAATAcgttaagttcatgatatgctctGAATATATTATGTTCAAGATATGCTATAAATATGTTAAGTCCATGATACGCTATGAATATgttaggttcatgatatgctataaatATGTTAAGTTCGTGATATGCTATGTCTATGATCGTGTATGCCCATGTACATGCTCGTGATTATGATTGTTAATATGCATGCTCATGTTTATTCTCTCTTGCTGATGTCGATGTCTATGCTTACATTTATAGTATGCTAGTAGGGAGACCCCAAGTTATCTTGTATGTGGTTCCtcttagtacactagattatagtTGCTAATTAATGCATAACACTGTTTCGAacatgctgagtctctcgactcacagatTATACTTTTTTTCAGATAATGAGATAAACAAGACAGGAGACATTAACCAGTGAGTCAGCTCGGAACAAGGGTAGTACAACCCGAAGACCATCCAAATTAACTTTCGTATTCAGTTATGTTTACTTTTGAACAGTCTATGTAATTTGAACTAAGAAACCATTATGGAAGTAAGAATAAGTGACGTCCACAGTTTATGTTTTACTATGTAAAAAAAATCTAGGACGTTTCAGAGTAGTTTTTGCCCTTGTTTTTTTAATAACCGATCGTATTGTACTTACTGTAGATTGGATGATGATGAATATACTAGGTTTTGAATAGGATGGGATGTGTTGGATTTCGATGTGTTAGTTTTGAGTAGGAAGGGATGTATTTGTTTTTGTGATGGAATTGTTTAAGAACAATGCACCATCCTTTAAATGAATGATTAATGTATAATGTAGGATGTTTTTGAAACATGTGTGATAGAATTGCTTTTGTATGTACAGGGTCGGCCCTAGAGGAGGGTGGCATTGGGTGATGGCCCTGGGCCCATAATTTAAGAGggtccaaatttttttttttttttagtattatgtatTATAGGCATGTAATTGGGGTCTTGAGTAGTTGGGCCCAAATTTATATTTCAGAAcctttttgatattgtcttttaCTTTTATCTTTTTAGGCATGTAATTAGAGCCTTGGGTAGTTGGGCCCAAATTCATATTTCAAAACcttttgatattgtcttttaCTTTTATCCTTTTAGGTTGCAATTTACAAAGTGGTAAACAAATGAAAAATTAGGGATTTGGGACTGCCATGAAACAATTGGAAGGTATAATcttatttttttgaaaagtataggaATAATAGTTTTGGTGCAAGTTTGACTATTACTAAAAGTCTTGCATCATATATATGAACATAGAGTCAATATTTACATCAAAAcgtcatattttaaaaaaaaataatttaatgaaaGAGAAGACGATGAAGTTTCACTATTAGAGTCCTTTATAATTGATTATTTTGTTATTGTTGTGAACATGATGATTGCTTCTTTAAAATGTAGATTTGAGCAAATGAAAACATTTGAAAAtgtatttgattttttatttgattcaaaaaTGTTAAGAACTTTGGACAATGATGAATTGTGAAAATGCTGTGTCAATCTAAAATCTACTCTTAACTCATAACAACTTATCAGATGTTAAGTTAGATGATTTATTtatcgaaataaaaatattacaaatgacTTTACCAAATGTAGTAATGTCTACAATTGATATTCTTGAATTTGTTCAAAGTATAAATTGTTATCCAAATGTTGTAATTACTTATAGAATCTTGTTGACTATACCTCTTACGGTAGCATCAGctaaaaagagttttttaaaattaaaattattgaaaattagATTGTCAATGTCGCATGAAAAATTAAATGGAttgacaattttatgtattgagaaaaatattttgaaaaatcttgaaactGATAATATTATAAATGATTTTACAAATAGAAATGTCAGAAGAAATCGTTTAGATGAAttgtatattattaaaaatttattttggacaTTTTTTCGCCCTGGGCCTCCTGTGTTGAAGGACCGGGGATGTGTATATATCATGGATGTTTTGTAATGTATAGTGGTTTGTGAATGTTGAATATATAATGAATGTTTTGGAATGTTGTATTGTGTTAGATTGAAATTTGGATGTAAATAGGATTTAAAGTATGAAATTAAAGGGTTGCTGTCaaaattttatcctaaattagcaatgaaaataaaaaatctatcgttaaattagtaataaaaataaaatatttgacgcTAGAGTTAGTGACGAAACTAAAATTTAAGTCGCTAAAGTtagcgataaaaataaaattttatagttAAAGTTAgcgatgaaaataaaatttatcgcCAATTTTACTGATAGAAATAAAAGTCCGTTACTAAATTTAGTAATGGAGTTAAATTTGTCTCATTACATGcagagaaaaaataattttcattgttaattagcaatgaaaataattttcatataacGAGGTTAAGCATATTTCTATCAATTTTTATCTTTCCTCCTAAGTAACCAAAGCCTAACGACTCTGATACTTAATGAAATATTAAAAGTCAGGAGTCAAAATAAAATAGGGCCAATGAAGAAATTAATCCAAATACTAGGATTAATAAAGAAAAGATGGCAGCGAGTTGTGCTCACCGCCCGAGGTGAATTATCATACTAATAAATCTCTCAAAACCACGCGGCTTGTCGGGTCACCGTCCATCGTGATTTGATATTCAGGAGCCAGATCCTCTACTATCGTaatctttcttctttttgtttttagGCTAATAACTTTGAGCCTCCTGAATTTTATAGCATCAGatttctagaaaaaaaaaaaaaaaaaaaaaaatttcacatgACAATTGAAAGCTTAACTTTaacttaaatctgatttatatatagattcaaaattttatttatttctagaaaaaataTACTCACAAAATTTATGTATACATCAGTATAAACAATAGATAAATAATAACTCTGAAAATGATAATcaatcaaaaatttattttaccaAATAAAAAAGAGTTAATATTCTAAATTAATGAATCAAAAAATAGAACAAAATTTATTATTAAACATTAAAATGAAGAACCTTTGAcgatttaaaaaatatcattttaatttttgtccaaaagtaaatttttcatttcaaaacaacTAAAAATACTTTTCGTTTCAAAAGGATGttgttttgaaataaaaatttacttttggacaaaaattaaaagagtgattttttttttctaaatcataaatggtcttcattttgagttttaatcATAAACTTTGTTCTATCttcatttaattttgattcattaatttaGAATTCAGAATTACTATTTTTCTATTGTTTATGCTAGTGCATATATGAATTTTATGAGGATATTTTTTTTAGGAATAAGTGATattttagatttatatataaaTCAGGTTGGGTTAAGGTTAAGTTTTCAACGGTTTtatgggattttttttttatttttcattttcttttaaaaGTCTGATTTAGGCCAGGgttattttggttttttttttcccttttttactTCATGTCAAAGGGGGGTTGAGTGTAGTTTTTAAAATAGAGAGGGGTAAAATGTAACTTGCTATAAAATTCAAGAGAGCTTACAGTTATTAAcccttttttttataatttatacgtGAAATCATGGTCAGAATCCTATTAAAATTAACGATGAACTCTTTTAAATTTACTTTttcatttaaattataattttaaattgagATAGATGACCAAAGGTCATTATCGGTGGACGGATTATCCCTACTCGTCACCATATAGTTTATCCACCACCGGTGGAAAGGTGAACTGATCATAGCTAATTTTAATCATATTCTGATCACAATCcggtataaattataaaaaaaaataaaataacaaaaacaaaGAACTAGAGAATCTATATTCGAACTTCACACCCTAAAAAGTCTCGATCATATAAATTATCTCTCATAAATTCACTATTTACGTGAAATCTTATTTCAATTTCggcaattttttaaacaaatttatcataattaattaattaattagaatgattagataaaaaaaaaatagcgcTATCTATTATACATAAATTTAcccttaaaataataatatttcctGGTGGACCCATCCATCGTCTTCCTTACTCAAGCATACCGTAATTCAATGGGCCGATTGAAGCGCACTAACTTAAAGGCCCATGAAATTTGAATTGAAGAGGAAATCTCTCTCACCACACACCATTTTGATACGCTGGTGACGGAGGCATTTGGATTATATCCCGGCACTTAAATTGTATATTttgattatttattatttatttatttttactgaCGCACCTAGAGCGTCCTAGTACAGGTAgagatttttattatttttatttatatttttcactTGTCgcatttaaactaaaaaaaataaaataagtctcACAGGATATAATATATAGTATTTAGGGtgtgcatttttattttttttgtaggaTTTAAGAAatttaggatatatatatatatatatatatatatatattatcgtGGGTTGATCGAACAAACAAAGAATAGTTTACTTTAAGAGAACAACCATGCATTTTTTTACGAATTGAAATGAACAAATCAAGACCGCAAGTTCGATAGGTAAAAGCATAATGCGACGGATTAAAAGAATAACCTAGTTTTTTCAGGTTGAACAACCGACACGGCTAGTTCAATCAGTAAGATCATGTGCCGGCATGACACGATCTGATTTTCAAAACAATGTTGGCGATGATGGCAACAATAAAGCAACACAAAGTGGTGGTTGTGGGAGATGAGATGGCAACAATGGCAGGCAAAAAGTGAAGAGGTGAGGCAGCATAGGGATCGGGTTGTGTCCTCGGTTGCTGCAGCGCTACTTGTTCTAgtgaggaaaagaagaaaaaggcatGTAGCTTTTTCTTCCATGGCTGATGAGGCAGAGATGGATCTAGCTGTGGTGGTGGATCATCCTGTCAAACCCTAACAATGGCAGCAGTGGGACCATGTCTCATCAGCATATCTGATGAGGAGGTGAAAGAAAACAAGGTTAGATAGATAGTGTTGTGGCCTGAGACCGTCGATGAATGAGCTGCTGAAATCTTGAAGCTAACCTAGATGCTAAACATTTCTAAGTTCATAAATGTCCCGATTCCTTAGTGACCTGAATGAATCATAAATGGCCATGTGGAGGGTTTAGGGTTTGCCTCTCTTGAAGCTGTCAACTGTGGAGTGCAAAGTCAAATGTGATATGAATTGCTGTGTGAGGTCCACTTGCGTTCAGCTTCCACATTCAAACAGGGGGACCAAATGTCGACATCTCACTACATGTGTTGGTGAAATTAATGCTAAAATCTCTAAAAGAATTAAAAAGTTATAAactattatataaaaaaaacattgAATATTGATATAAGCAAATTTTTGAAGAAaacgaataataataataataataataatttaaaagacgtCTACAGGACAACTACACCATGATGTTACTTTTAGCATGCACGAGCCTCGACTTCTTATTCACCTTCTATTGAAGAAATATTATGTTATGAAGATGGGATGTATTACTTACCATATGTGTTGAAGAAGCAGATACTCTGGAAAAGAATTTGGGTCAATTGCTTGCATGTGATTGTTTGACTTACTTTACATAATTTAAGAAGAATCTAAGATCTATTTGTTTCATAAAGGTTTCTTTTCCCAACTTTTATGTTCCATTTcacttaaaatatatataaatttgaagAGAACTTGATTTCCTCTCGCCCCTCTGTCGTCTTCAATCTAACTACACAggtataatatatattttatgtgAGACAATTGGATGCTTACTTAAACGAAGATCTGGAGACCTTTGTCACTAGCAATAATATATATGATCAACGAAAGTTACTGCACTTAAATTAAATCAGCAACTTTAAAGTCTTATATCAAAGAATTAATAAATATCCCAAGCATTTAagatagatattgtcttttctgcTTCAGGAACCTAGCTAGTGAACCTACAGTAGTACAATAACTTGTAGGAATGGGCCTGTCTAACCTAAATCCTTGATTCACCAAAagaaaagcaaaaaagaaaaaaaaaatttttaaaaatgcatGAATCATGCAGTGGACCAGGGCATTATCAGAGATAAAGCATCTGATTGTATATTATAAATGTCAGTGCAGAAAAGAAATGAAGATAATGATAGGATTCTTTGGCGATACCAGTCAAATGATTTGGGCGAAGAGAGGACATAGAAGTAGGGACAAGAGAAGAGACAAGGATCCATGTAGCTTCTCAGTCTGCTGGTCGCAGTCATTATGCCCATTTTGACTTTGTAGCAGTGCTATGTTGTGAGCACTGAGTGACCAGCTAGCTATTTGTTCAACCACACTCACCACCCCTGGCCCTCATATGCTGCATCACAATCCAATGAATTTAAGCCTACCAACCAACCAAGAACCCTAAAAAGAAATCCACCAACCAAGAACCCTACAAAGAAATCCACCAACCACATCCTTTTTATATACATCCACAGTTGTTTAATTGCCTCGGACAGCTTAGAGCAGAGGTCTGATACAATTGGAGTATTCATCCAATTCCTTAGCACCACCCATGTATAATACTGACACTTGGCCGTTGAAAAAAGTTTCTAAATGTAACCAAGCCGAACATTTGGATCCACAATTGTGAATCTGAAACATGAGACTTATTGCAGGTTATATTGATATCGTATATGCTTGACTTATAGTGCGAACATGAGATGGTATGTGGGATCACAAGCAATGAGTAGAAACTTTGTTTGATCTTTACAGAGGTCTCTAAGAGCCTCTGTAGCTTTCACAGAGAGATTAACAAAAGGAGTCACACGCCCTCAGTCCCTTCTATAGTGAAACTAAGTTGGGACACCTCAACCCTACACTATGGTTCATTAATATATACAATCAACTTCTGACCACTTTGAATGAGTCGAATCTTGATGAAGCATGCATAACTATCCACCTTGAACGAGTCACTTCAACTTCAGATGAACTAGCTAGATCCACAACCAGCTGTTAAACTCAGCTACATCGCATCCACATCGGGCATGCTAAGTTGATATGTGGTCTAGCTCGACCAAAGTGCTACCACCTCAGAGACCAAAATGAGTTCTAAAATAATCAACCTCATCCAAATTCAATACTACTTATACCCATACACCTGCAAATCAAGTCCAAAATGGAAATCTAAACCATATTAGTAGATGATCGGGAGACTCTATAATCATATTAAAGGTTTTTGGTTGGCGATAACTCAGTTTATATAGCAGTACAAGTTCTTAACTCAACCTATCATTTTCAATTCCTAGCCTTTTCTGCTtcacattttcaaaataaataagaaaaaaaaatagttttattcaGTGTGCTCAGGAGGCAGGTTTCGGTGATGAATATTGAGTGCGACTCTGTTATATCTAAATAATGGCTTCTGTGTCATTAATTCATTATGGTATTGACAGATGAAGAATGAATGTATGGTAGTGCAtggatatttatatttatatcggCAATGCTATTGTTTTCTAGGCTTGATATAATCAATAAGTTAGCTAGATAATGTAAAGGCAAAATGAAACATCACGCTGATGAGGTTAATCAATGAGCTGCTATCTCTGACAAAAGGCAAAAAAGAACAGGAAGAGTAGGTGAAACATTTGCCAACCAAAATCACATCACAAAACAAGAAAAACGATAATATAAAGGAAGAAAAATGTTCATTTCATCACTGTCTATAATGTGATATATCATAAGATATTTATCAGGAGATTATATGTAAAATGATTGATTGGTTCGATTGCATGATTAATTGCACCATGAACGTCCATAGTTTCCATAGCTGGCTTGTGCGAAGAAATCGCACGAAGAATTATTCATATCGGAGAAGAAAACCAACGAATAAAACGGAATCCCGTTGTTTTCGACGTATAAAAACCGACATAAAccgaaaagagagagagagagagaagagaggacGAGAAGTGATCAATGATAACGTAACGCGTACCGGTATATACATGAGAGGAGAGAAGCGGGAAGGGCGTAACAAAAGCAACGAGCGCCTCTTCTCTTCGTCAAGCTAAATTACCTCTCCAAATGAAATCCCTAATTTTAATCGATCAATCGGACGAAGAACGAATCCACGATGGCTCTGCCGCGTTGTCGCTGTTCCTTCCGGCGACCTCTGCCTCTGGTTTTTCCCCGATGACTCGTTCCGCCACCGGCGCGGCCGGCGAGGCGTAGGATGGCTTGCAACTGCCGGCCACGCTGATGTGTGGTCGCGAGACGCCGGCGCCAGAGAAGTCGACGCCGGCCCAGTTGGAGGTGGCAGGGTCGGGGACGAAGAGCGCCGGATGAAGGGCCGCGAAGTCGTCGGAGGCGAAGAAGGTTGGTGGGATCGGTGGGTGGAGGAGAGAGTGGAGGTTGGGCGGGAGTTGGTTAGAAATAGGGTTAGATAGGGCGGCGGAGGCGGAGGTGGAGGCGGTGTTTGTTAGGTTTAGAGAAGGGGGAAGACTAGGAGGATTGGGAATGGGATTGGTGAAGGAGGGAGGCGAGTGGGGCTTGTGGAGGAAGGGGCGGAGGAGGAAGGGTGACGCAGcggcagaggaggaggaggaggggtggAGGAATTGGTCGATGCGGGGGCGgaggaagagggaggaggagacgGAGGGGGCGGCGAAGGGGGCGGCTGGGATTCCGGTGAACTCCTGGACCATGGCGCGGAAGTTGGAGGTGTCCGTCGTGAGCACCGTGGTGGGGGCTCGGCGCGAGGCACGGGATCGCTTCCTCGAGTTCCGCGGAGGCGGAGCCGCCGGGGGATCGGCCTGCGCCTCCACCTCCGCGGTTGAAGGTTGGCTTCCTGAGGCAGAGGGGAGGTGCGGAGccggggaggaggaggaggaatcaTGGTAGAAAAGGGAGTAGTAGTCGAGGAAGTGAGAACCTACGGAGGAAGAGGGGGGCAGCGGAGTCGGAAGGGCGACGCCGGAGGGGGAGGCGGATGTGTGGAAGAAGGCGGAGAGGGAGTCGACGTCTTCGCTGCCGCCTCCTCCGCCGCCGGAGGAGGAGTGGAGGCTACTGGTGTTGCCGGAATCCATAGCAAATGGTACTCAATTTCTATCTATCTTTTtctggaaatttatttaaatttcagAGTGATTTAAGTTGATGGAGAAACAAAGAAGACATGGcatggaataataataataataataatcatattagaagatgaagaagaaaaaacaaagaagCATGAAAGAAAGTCGGAAGCTGTGGAAGAGAAAAAGTGGAAACTCTTTCTCCATTGGGATCAATAAATACGCAGCATAgaaagaatataaataaataaagaaagaaagaaaatggcAAGAGGCAGCTTTGCTCAAATGAATGAATgaataaatacaataatttagaAATAGATGAATGGGCCGATGACATTGGTTGGGTGAAGGTGGGCTCGGGGAACAAGGATGAGATTATTTATTGGCAATGCAAAAGCTAGTTAGTTGATTAAATGTGTGGTTGGTTGGTAGGAATTATCCTACTCCAACTCTCTAAGAATGTTTATGGAATCATAAATGCAACTTAATGCATTTGTTTTCTCCCTTCTTGAAAAATATTTACTGTGTATTACAGTTAAAATTCAAATCTTAAATTCTTTGATTATTTGCTGAAAAGTCTAACTtaaatgcatatttaaaatttatatggtTGGCTAATAATGTGGTAGATGGGTCCAAAGTATATAGAGAGATGAGCAAGATAGATGGATGCAGAGCCGTAACTTTCATAAGGCTAGAGAGGCAATCGTCTCAGGACCCAGCTCAATGAAGagcctattttttttaattatacctAAAATAAAATGAGAGGCATGAGCCCTAAAT
Coding sequences:
- the LOC122046026 gene encoding putative protein TPRXL translates to MDSGNTSSLHSSSGGGGGGSEDVDSLSAFFHTSASPSGVALPTPLPPSSSVGSHFLDYYSLFYHDSSSSSPAPHLPSASGSQPSTAEVEAQADPPAAPPPRNSRKRSRASRRAPTTVLTTDTSNFRAMVQEFTGIPAAPFAAPSVSSSLFLRPRIDQFLHPSSSSSAAASPFLLRPFLHKPHSPPSFTNPIPNPPSLPPSLNLTNTASTSASAALSNPISNQLPPNLHSLLHPPIPPTFFASDDFAALHPALFVPDPATSNWAGVDFSGAGVSRPHISVAGSCKPSYASPAAPVAERVIGEKPEAEVAGRNSDNAAEPSWIRSSSD